A genomic window from Hylaeus volcanicus isolate JK05 unplaced genomic scaffold, UHH_iyHylVolc1.0_haploid 11664, whole genome shotgun sequence includes:
- the LOC128882416 gene encoding ATP-dependent DNA helicase PIF1-like encodes MSDKLAKSRRMYVIDSIDESREAATYGKRPPQGVIPANVNNCGGLLHTILLAEGSRIMLRRNISVSDGLINGAMGLIKKFIWPALRRDQLEQGELPDSVLIEFDDKSIGNRFKDIDGYIPISPVTATFQATRGYGDVERRMFPLILSWAVTVHKLQGTTLDKAVIDLGKKNFAKGQMYVALSRVKNLRDLALSDLAINKVLNKPHDEKALAEMERLRRLLLIQRNTPNHLPANETLGNN; translated from the coding sequence ATGTCTGATAAATTAGCAAAATCACGTCGAATGTATGTCATCGATTCAATAGATGAATCTCGCGAGGCAGCTACTTATGGAAAAAGACCACCACAAGGTGTCATACCTGCAAATGTAAATAACTGTGGCGGACTTTTACATACAATATTGTTAGCCGAGGGATCGCGAATCATGCTACGACGAAATATATCCGTTTCTGATGGTTTGATAAATGGCGCAATGGGactaataaagaaatttatatggCCGGCACTTCGGCGAGATCAGCTGGAACAGGGAGAATTGCCGGACTCTGTACTTATAGAATTTGACGACAAATCCATTGGTAACAGGTTCAAAGATATCGACGGATACATTCCAATCTCCCCAGTAACCGCAACGTTTCAAGCAACAAGAGGTTATGGAGACGTCGAACGCAGGATGTTCCCACTTATACTAAGCTGGGCAGTAACGGTTCACAAATTACAAGGGACAACGTTAGATAAAGCTGTAATCGATCTGGGCAAAAAGAATTTTGCTAAAGGTCAAATGTACGTTGCTCTTAGTCGTGTTAAAAATTTACGTGATCTAGCTTTATCTGatttagcaataaataaagtacTCAATAAACCGCACGACGAAAAAGCATTAGCGGAAATGGAAAGACTAAGGCGGCTCTTGTTAATACAGAGAAACACTCCAAATCATCTCCCAGCGAACGAAACACTTGGAAACAACTGA